The following coding sequences are from one Polyodon spathula isolate WHYD16114869_AA chromosome 7, ASM1765450v1, whole genome shotgun sequence window:
- the xpnpep2 gene encoding xaa-Pro aminopeptidase 2 isoform X2, whose product MGERGWCRWAVPLWMFTLAGFLQLTVSYSVKHSTLSDFHDSSVRNCSVVPPYLPPTTVNTTKRLADLRLLMPTHNVSAYIIPATDAHLSEYIAVRDKRLTWITGFTGTAGTVVVTNTKAVLWTDSRYWIQAERQVDCNWVLIRDSYVSSIVDWLIREIPEGEQIGVDPFLFSIDTWNSYYHPLEQAKRTLISVPENLVDRVWTDRPHPPSEAIERLPDSVIERSWQDKVQEIRKQMMEDASKPTAVLLSALDETAWLFNLRGNDIPYNPFFFSYTLLTLDEIWLFVEPSRVSMEIKEYLNGSCYLSHCVQILGYSTVKTYIRDYAMGNVRVWIGTEYTTYGLYEVIPKEKLLTSAYSPVLVTKSVKDQTEQKVLKEAHVRDAVAVIQLLVWLEKSVPKGTEDELSAARFVDHKRSAQKLFRGLSFESISASGPNAALAHYSPNKETNRKLNVDEMYMIDSGGQYLDGTTDITRTVHWGEPSDFQREAFTRVLMGNIDLSRLIFPPGTSGRNVEVLARRALWEVGLNYGHGTGHGIGNYFSVHEWPVGFQSNNIALQAGMFTSIEPGYYQENDFGIRIEDIAVVVKADTKFGGKHYLTFETVSLVPYDRKLINTALMSREQIEWLDAYYQKIRREVGPELDRQGLKEEHSWVMKHTEPFVSGSILATASSFTLTAVLLSSTLLQRLLF is encoded by the exons ATGGGGGAGAGGGGCTGGTGTCGATGGGCTGTCCCGTTGTGGATGTTCACGTTGGCAG gttttcTGCAGCTTACTGTGTCCTACAGTGTGAAACACTCGACTCTTTCTGACTTTCATGACAGCAGTGTGAGAAACTGCAGTGTTGTCCCACCA TACCTTCCTCCAACCACAGTTAACACCACCAAGAGACTGGCAGACCTGCGGCTGCTGATGCCCACTCACAATGTCAGCGCCTACATCATTCCAGCAACAGATGCACATCTG AGTGAGTATATAGCAGTTCGAGATAAGAGACTAACATGGATTACAGGATTCACAGGGACTGCCG GCACAGTGGTGGTGACGAACACCAAGgctgttctctggacagacagcCGCTACTGGATCCAGGCAGAGAGACAGGTCGACTGTAACTGGGTCCTGATCAGGGACT CCTATGTCAGCAGCATTGTGGACTGGCTGATCAGGGAGATTCCAGAGGGGGAGCAGATAGGAGTGGACCCCTTCCTGTTCTCTATAG atACATGGAATAGTTACTACCACCCCCTGGAACAAGCCAAAAGGACTTTAATATCCGTCCCGGAGAACCTGGTGGATAGGGTCTGGACTGACCGCCCCCATCCTCCTTCAGAGGCCATCGAGAGACTCCCTGACTCTGTGATAG AGAGATCCTGGCAGGATAAGGTTCAGGAGATCCGGAAGCAGATGATGGAAGATGCTTCCAAACCGACGGCTGTCCTGCTCTCTGCGCTCGATGAAACCGCGT GGCTGTTTAATCTGCGAGGGAATGACATCCCCTACAATCCCTTTTTCTTTTCCTACACACTGTTGACATTGGATGAGATCTG GCTATTTGTGGAGCCTTCCAGAGTTTCCATGGAGATAAAAGAATATCTAAATGGAAGCTGCTACCTATCGCACTGTGTTCAGATATTGGGCTACAGCACAGTGAAAACTTACATTAGGGACTATGCTATGGGCAATGTGAGGGTGTGGATCGGCACAGAGTACACTACCTATGGACTTTATGAAGTGATACCAAAG GAGAAGTTATTGACCAGCGCTTATTCTCCAGTCCTCGTCACTAAATCTGTCAAGGATCAGACGGAGCAGAAAGTCCTAAAGGAGGCTCAT GTGAGGGATGCTGTCGCTGTCATCCAGCTTCTAGTCTGGCTGGAGAAAAGCGTCCCTAAAGGAACAGAGGATGAGCTCTCTGCAGCACGTTTCGTCGACCACAAGCGCAG tgcacagAAGCTCTTCAGAGGACTGAGCTTTGAGTCTATTTCTGCGAGTGGGCCGAACGCAGCTCTGGCTCATTACAG CCCCAACAAGGAGACAAACAGGAAGTTGAACGTTGATGAAATGTACATGATTGACTCTGGAGGCCAGTACTT GGATGGGACCACCGACATCACACGCACAGTGCACTGGGGGGAGCCTTCAGACTTTCAAAGG GAGGCTTTCACCCGTGTGCTGATGGGAAATATTGACCTGTCAAGGCTCATCTTCCCTCCTGGAACAAGCG GTAGAAACGTAGAGGTGCTGGCCCGCAGAGCGCTCTGGGAAGTGGGACTCAACTATGGCCACGGAACCGGTCACGGGATCGGCAACTACTTCAGCGTCCACGAAT GGCCTGTGGGATTTCAGTCTAACAACATCGCATTGCAGGCAGGAATGTTCACCTCTATAG AGCCTGGATATTATCAGGAGAATGATTTTGGAATAAGAATTGAAGACATTGCTGTTGTGGTGAAGGCAGACACAAAG TTTGGAGGGAAGCATTACCTGACTTTTGAGACGGTCTCGCTGGTCCCATACGACAGGAAGCTAATCAACACTGCCCTCATGAGCAGAGAACAG ATTGAGTGGTTGGATGCGTACTACCAGAAGATCCGCAGGGAGGTGGGCCCTGAGCTGGACAGGCAGGGGTTGAAGGAGGAGCACAGCTGGGTAATGAAACACACGGAGCCCTTTGTCTCAGGAAGTATCCTGGCGACAGCCTCCTCATTCACACTGACCGCTGTGCTCCTGTCCAGTACCCTCCTCCAGCGCCTTCTGTTCTAG
- the xpnpep2 gene encoding xaa-Pro aminopeptidase 2 isoform X1, giving the protein MGERGWCRWAVPLWMFTLAGFLQLTVSYSVKHSTLSDFHDSSVRNCSVVPPISSDHGSVEGFKERIPTHLCSKYLPPTTVNTTKRLADLRLLMPTHNVSAYIIPATDAHLSEYIAVRDKRLTWITGFTGTAGTVVVTNTKAVLWTDSRYWIQAERQVDCNWVLIRDSYVSSIVDWLIREIPEGEQIGVDPFLFSIDTWNSYYHPLEQAKRTLISVPENLVDRVWTDRPHPPSEAIERLPDSVIERSWQDKVQEIRKQMMEDASKPTAVLLSALDETAWLFNLRGNDIPYNPFFFSYTLLTLDEIWLFVEPSRVSMEIKEYLNGSCYLSHCVQILGYSTVKTYIRDYAMGNVRVWIGTEYTTYGLYEVIPKEKLLTSAYSPVLVTKSVKDQTEQKVLKEAHVRDAVAVIQLLVWLEKSVPKGTEDELSAARFVDHKRSAQKLFRGLSFESISASGPNAALAHYSPNKETNRKLNVDEMYMIDSGGQYLDGTTDITRTVHWGEPSDFQREAFTRVLMGNIDLSRLIFPPGTSGRNVEVLARRALWEVGLNYGHGTGHGIGNYFSVHEWPVGFQSNNIALQAGMFTSIEPGYYQENDFGIRIEDIAVVVKADTKFGGKHYLTFETVSLVPYDRKLINTALMSREQIEWLDAYYQKIRREVGPELDRQGLKEEHSWVMKHTEPFVSGSILATASSFTLTAVLLSSTLLQRLLF; this is encoded by the exons ATGGGGGAGAGGGGCTGGTGTCGATGGGCTGTCCCGTTGTGGATGTTCACGTTGGCAG gttttcTGCAGCTTACTGTGTCCTACAGTGTGAAACACTCGACTCTTTCTGACTTTCATGACAGCAGTGTGAGAAACTGCAGTGTTGTCCCACCA ATATCATCAGATCATGGCTCAGTTGAGGGATTTAAAGAAAGAATTCCCACCCATTTGTGTTCAAAG TACCTTCCTCCAACCACAGTTAACACCACCAAGAGACTGGCAGACCTGCGGCTGCTGATGCCCACTCACAATGTCAGCGCCTACATCATTCCAGCAACAGATGCACATCTG AGTGAGTATATAGCAGTTCGAGATAAGAGACTAACATGGATTACAGGATTCACAGGGACTGCCG GCACAGTGGTGGTGACGAACACCAAGgctgttctctggacagacagcCGCTACTGGATCCAGGCAGAGAGACAGGTCGACTGTAACTGGGTCCTGATCAGGGACT CCTATGTCAGCAGCATTGTGGACTGGCTGATCAGGGAGATTCCAGAGGGGGAGCAGATAGGAGTGGACCCCTTCCTGTTCTCTATAG atACATGGAATAGTTACTACCACCCCCTGGAACAAGCCAAAAGGACTTTAATATCCGTCCCGGAGAACCTGGTGGATAGGGTCTGGACTGACCGCCCCCATCCTCCTTCAGAGGCCATCGAGAGACTCCCTGACTCTGTGATAG AGAGATCCTGGCAGGATAAGGTTCAGGAGATCCGGAAGCAGATGATGGAAGATGCTTCCAAACCGACGGCTGTCCTGCTCTCTGCGCTCGATGAAACCGCGT GGCTGTTTAATCTGCGAGGGAATGACATCCCCTACAATCCCTTTTTCTTTTCCTACACACTGTTGACATTGGATGAGATCTG GCTATTTGTGGAGCCTTCCAGAGTTTCCATGGAGATAAAAGAATATCTAAATGGAAGCTGCTACCTATCGCACTGTGTTCAGATATTGGGCTACAGCACAGTGAAAACTTACATTAGGGACTATGCTATGGGCAATGTGAGGGTGTGGATCGGCACAGAGTACACTACCTATGGACTTTATGAAGTGATACCAAAG GAGAAGTTATTGACCAGCGCTTATTCTCCAGTCCTCGTCACTAAATCTGTCAAGGATCAGACGGAGCAGAAAGTCCTAAAGGAGGCTCAT GTGAGGGATGCTGTCGCTGTCATCCAGCTTCTAGTCTGGCTGGAGAAAAGCGTCCCTAAAGGAACAGAGGATGAGCTCTCTGCAGCACGTTTCGTCGACCACAAGCGCAG tgcacagAAGCTCTTCAGAGGACTGAGCTTTGAGTCTATTTCTGCGAGTGGGCCGAACGCAGCTCTGGCTCATTACAG CCCCAACAAGGAGACAAACAGGAAGTTGAACGTTGATGAAATGTACATGATTGACTCTGGAGGCCAGTACTT GGATGGGACCACCGACATCACACGCACAGTGCACTGGGGGGAGCCTTCAGACTTTCAAAGG GAGGCTTTCACCCGTGTGCTGATGGGAAATATTGACCTGTCAAGGCTCATCTTCCCTCCTGGAACAAGCG GTAGAAACGTAGAGGTGCTGGCCCGCAGAGCGCTCTGGGAAGTGGGACTCAACTATGGCCACGGAACCGGTCACGGGATCGGCAACTACTTCAGCGTCCACGAAT GGCCTGTGGGATTTCAGTCTAACAACATCGCATTGCAGGCAGGAATGTTCACCTCTATAG AGCCTGGATATTATCAGGAGAATGATTTTGGAATAAGAATTGAAGACATTGCTGTTGTGGTGAAGGCAGACACAAAG TTTGGAGGGAAGCATTACCTGACTTTTGAGACGGTCTCGCTGGTCCCATACGACAGGAAGCTAATCAACACTGCCCTCATGAGCAGAGAACAG ATTGAGTGGTTGGATGCGTACTACCAGAAGATCCGCAGGGAGGTGGGCCCTGAGCTGGACAGGCAGGGGTTGAAGGAGGAGCACAGCTGGGTAATGAAACACACGGAGCCCTTTGTCTCAGGAAGTATCCTGGCGACAGCCTCCTCATTCACACTGACCGCTGTGCTCCTGTCCAGTACCCTCCTCCAGCGCCTTCTGTTCTAG